A single Nostoc sp. PCC 7107 DNA region contains:
- a CDS encoding ATP-binding protein, with product MTNDKLVNPLGSVIQGSLTGGLEVRLHPDISVEDMRVGKFLVVQGMRSRFFCMLTDVSLGTANARIIANPPSWEDTFLRDVLAGSGTYGTIALAPMLMFTPESNESFSPTNGKSINPFVPSNTSLASLQPQTSTTMELLPVKTIPSHFSQVFDASEEDFRRVFGWEDDIHRNNFAIGKPLDMDVPVCIDLNRFVERSNGVFGKSGTGKSFLTRLLLAGVIRKNAAVNLIFDMHSEYGWEAVAEGKNVNTVKGLKQLFPGKVEVYTLDPESTKRRGVRDSQELYLSYEQIEVEDIKLCSRDLGLSEAALDNANILYSEFNKAWIVQLLNMTNEEIEMFCEEKRGHKGSIMALQRKLLRLDGLKYMRAVCPQNYINKILQSLEAGKNVVVEFGSQSNMLSYMLVTNMITRRIHEHYVRKADKFLQSKNPCDRPTPLMITIEEAHRFLDPAIVQSTIFGTIARELRKYFVTLLVVDQRPSGIDNEVMSQIGTRITALLNDEKDIDAIFTGVSGAGGLRSVLSKLDSKQQALILGHAVPMPVVVRTRPYDATFYTEIGDPAWEEKPDAEVFAAAELAKADLGF from the coding sequence ATGACAAATGACAAATTGGTAAACCCATTAGGTTCGGTAATCCAAGGCTCACTAACTGGCGGACTAGAAGTAAGATTACACCCGGATATCTCTGTCGAAGATATGCGGGTGGGTAAGTTTTTAGTTGTCCAAGGGATGCGATCGCGCTTTTTCTGTATGCTGACAGACGTATCCTTGGGAACTGCTAACGCCAGGATTATTGCTAATCCGCCAAGTTGGGAAGACACTTTTTTACGAGATGTTTTAGCCGGAAGTGGTACTTACGGAACCATCGCCTTAGCACCGATGTTGATGTTTACCCCTGAATCTAATGAATCTTTTTCTCCTACTAACGGTAAATCTATAAATCCATTTGTCCCATCAAATACGAGTTTGGCATCATTGCAGCCCCAAACAAGTACCACGATGGAATTATTACCAGTCAAAACTATTCCCAGTCACTTTAGTCAGGTTTTCGACGCGAGTGAAGAAGACTTTCGCCGCGTCTTTGGCTGGGAAGATGATATACATAGAAATAATTTTGCCATTGGTAAACCATTAGATATGGATGTCCCGGTGTGCATCGATTTAAATCGGTTTGTAGAACGCAGCAACGGTGTTTTTGGCAAATCTGGTACAGGTAAATCCTTTCTCACCCGCTTGCTTTTAGCTGGTGTCATTCGCAAAAATGCCGCAGTCAATTTGATTTTTGATATGCACTCAGAATATGGTTGGGAAGCCGTAGCTGAAGGAAAAAATGTTAATACTGTTAAAGGCTTAAAGCAGTTATTTCCTGGTAAAGTTGAAGTCTACACCCTCGACCCCGAATCAACCAAGCGTCGAGGTGTGCGCGATTCTCAAGAACTATATCTGAGTTACGAACAAATAGAAGTTGAAGATATTAAATTATGTAGCCGCGATTTAGGATTGTCGGAAGCCGCATTAGATAACGCCAACATTCTCTATAGCGAATTCAACAAAGCTTGGATTGTCCAACTGCTGAACATGACGAACGAAGAAATCGAAATGTTCTGCGAAGAGAAGCGGGGACACAAAGGCTCGATTATGGCCTTACAGCGGAAACTCTTGCGCCTAGATGGTTTGAAGTATATGCGAGCAGTTTGCCCCCAAAACTACATTAATAAAATCTTACAATCTCTGGAAGCTGGTAAGAATGTAGTGGTAGAATTTGGTTCCCAGTCAAATATGCTCTCTTATATGTTGGTGACAAATATGATCACCAGACGGATTCATGAGCATTATGTCCGCAAAGCTGATAAGTTCTTGCAAAGCAAAAACCCTTGCGATCGCCCTACCCCCTTAATGATTACCATTGAAGAGGCGCATCGTTTTCTTGATCCAGCCATTGTCCAAAGTACGATCTTTGGTACAATCGCACGAGAACTGCGGAAGTATTTCGTAACGTTACTAGTAGTTGATCAACGACCGTCGGGAATAGATAATGAAGTTATGTCCCAGATTGGTACTCGGATCACAGCCTTACTCAACGACGAAAAAGACATCGATGCAATTTTTACGGGTGTATCTGGTGCAGGTGGACTGCGATCGGTATTGTCCAAATTAGACTCTAAACAACAAGCCTTGATTTTAGGTCATGCCGTTCCTATGCCAGTAGTTGTGCGTACTCGTCCTTACGATGCTACTTTCTACACCGAAATCGGTGATCCAGCTTGGGAAGAAAAGCCAGACGCAGAAGTATTCGCCGCAGCGGAACTAGCTAAAGCCGACTTGGGATTTTAA
- a CDS encoding glutathione S-transferase family protein translates to MLELYQWELSQYSEKVRLILDYKGLEYRKIEVTPGIGQIEIFRLTGQKQVPVLKDGNRYIVDSTEIAKYLDLKYPERPLIPQNPKQKALTLLIEEWADESIGIKGRKALFAAISQDQNFRKSLLPTSTPDIFRSLVAGFPSDILTVVGLGVGYSPDVIKSAIADLKQDLEALTLLLTDSPYLTGDEPTLADLAVAGLSILLKFPEGAYLDLPTSLRGQGVPSIAHNPDYQLFFEWRDRLYAQFRKPLIGASPSGTAPTAIQID, encoded by the coding sequence ATGCTAGAATTATACCAATGGGAACTCTCTCAATACTCAGAAAAAGTTCGGCTAATTCTAGATTACAAAGGTTTAGAGTACCGCAAAATTGAAGTTACTCCTGGTATAGGACAAATAGAAATATTTCGTCTCACTGGTCAAAAACAAGTGCCAGTATTAAAAGATGGTAATCGCTACATTGTAGATTCTACAGAAATAGCTAAGTATTTAGACTTAAAATATCCAGAGCGCCCACTAATACCGCAAAATCCCAAGCAAAAAGCATTAACCTTATTAATCGAAGAATGGGCTGATGAATCGATTGGAATTAAAGGCAGAAAAGCGCTTTTTGCCGCTATTAGTCAAGATCAAAATTTTCGCAAATCCTTATTACCCACATCAACACCAGACATTTTTCGTAGTTTAGTCGCAGGATTTCCCAGCGATATTTTGACAGTTGTAGGTTTGGGTGTAGGATATAGCCCAGATGTGATTAAATCAGCGATCGCCGATTTAAAGCAAGACCTAGAAGCATTAACCTTATTATTGACAGATAGTCCCTATCTCACAGGCGATGAACCCACCTTAGCCGACTTAGCCGTGGCTGGGTTATCAATATTATTAAAGTTCCCTGAAGGCGCTTATTTAGATTTACCCACCAGCCTCAGAGGACAAGGCGTGCCAAGCATCGCCCATAATCCCGATTATCAATTATTCTTTGAATGGCGCGATCGCCTCTATGCTCAATTTCGCAAACCATTAATTGGCGCATCACCATCTGGTACAGCACCAACGGCGATTCAGATTGATTAG
- a CDS encoding fasciclin domain-containing protein, whose translation MKGNYSKLLTNLASMAGVLGVSLLVTLPSQAKEVLNPSPSIFSEAPYKRSQRVQSNAGYTPVEPAIATDKNNARNANVVAQKKPNRGLNPRPSIFNEPPYNRGSQSAPSETAPTPITPPPAPEEPPAKPPTSGTSNQNKTVVALAESNSSFKTLTAALKAAGLIETLQGAGPFTIFAPTDAAFAKLPPEALNDLLKPENKEVLVKILTYHVVPGKVLSSDLTSGQVTSLQGDPISVKVDSNGVVVNDGKVTQADIQGSNGVIHAIDNVILPPSL comes from the coding sequence ATGAAGGGGAATTACAGCAAGTTATTGACTAATTTAGCAAGTATGGCGGGAGTATTAGGGGTGAGTCTCCTTGTTACTTTACCATCACAAGCTAAAGAAGTGCTTAATCCTAGTCCTAGCATTTTTAGCGAAGCTCCTTACAAGCGGAGTCAACGGGTTCAGTCCAATGCCGGTTATACACCTGTTGAGCCAGCGATCGCCACAGATAAAAACAACGCGCGTAACGCAAATGTAGTAGCTCAAAAAAAACCAAACAGAGGGCTAAATCCTCGCCCTAGCATTTTTAATGAGCCTCCCTATAACCGAGGTAGTCAGTCTGCACCTAGCGAAACTGCACCGACTCCCATAACTCCACCACCAGCACCAGAGGAACCGCCAGCTAAACCGCCAACTAGCGGGACAAGCAATCAAAACAAAACTGTTGTAGCATTAGCTGAATCGAACAGTTCCTTTAAAACTCTCACCGCAGCTTTAAAAGCCGCCGGATTAATTGAAACCTTACAAGGTGCAGGGCCTTTCACAATTTTTGCCCCGACGGATGCAGCCTTTGCCAAACTTCCCCCAGAAGCTTTAAACGACTTGTTGAAGCCAGAAAATAAAGAAGTTCTGGTGAAGATATTGACTTATCATGTCGTACCGGGCAAAGTGTTGTCCTCGGATTTGACATCTGGTCAAGTAACCAGCTTGCAAGGAGATCCTATTTCTGTAAAAGTTGACAGCAATGGGGTAGTAGTGAATGATGGTAAAGTCACTCAGGCAGATATTCAAGGCAGTAACGGTGTAATTCATGCGATCGACAATGTGATTTTGCCGCCTAGCTTGTAG
- a CDS encoding ADP-ribosylglycohydrolase family protein produces the protein MLGAIAGDIIGSVYEVNNIKTKDFPLFDRQCRFTDDTVLTVAVAELILDGGNLLDSNQYIEQFKSYFRRYPYAGYGSTFRTWANSSSSEPYNSWGNGSAMRVSPIAFALNDLDTVLQAAKSCAEVTHNHPEGIKGAQATAAAIFLSRTGYDKPTIKAYIQTNFGYDLEITLDEIRPTYKFDVSCQGSVPPAIIAFLESTDYEDAIRNAISVGGDSDTIACITGGIAQAYYQGLPKAIAEQTLSHLNEHLYTITEKFMLQYCA, from the coding sequence ATGCTAGGAGCGATCGCAGGTGACATCATTGGTTCGGTATATGAAGTTAACAATATCAAAACCAAGGATTTTCCTTTATTCGACAGGCAATGTCGTTTCACCGACGATACTGTGCTAACGGTGGCAGTGGCAGAACTAATTCTGGATGGTGGTAACTTACTAGATAGCAATCAATACATCGAGCAATTTAAATCTTATTTCCGCCGCTATCCCTACGCTGGTTATGGCAGTACTTTTAGAACTTGGGCAAACTCTAGTAGCAGTGAGCCATACAATAGTTGGGGTAATGGTTCGGCTATGCGCGTCAGTCCCATTGCATTTGCCTTGAATGACTTAGATACTGTACTGCAAGCAGCTAAAAGCTGTGCCGAAGTTACCCACAATCATCCTGAAGGTATCAAAGGCGCTCAAGCCACAGCAGCAGCCATATTTCTGTCTCGCACAGGCTATGATAAACCTACAATCAAAGCTTATATTCAAACTAATTTTGGCTACGATTTAGAAATTACCCTCGACGAAATTAGACCAACTTACAAATTTGATGTTTCTTGTCAAGGTTCCGTCCCCCCAGCAATTATCGCCTTTTTAGAATCTACAGATTACGAAGATGCAATTCGCAATGCAATTTCTGTAGGTGGAGACAGTGATACCATTGCTTGTATTACAGGTGGTATTGCCCAAGCATATTATCAAGGCTTACCAAAAGCGATCGCCGAACAAACACTATCTCATTTAAATGAACATTTATACACAATTACTGAGAAATTTATGTTGCAGTACTGTGCCTAA
- a CDS encoding dihydroorotase, producing MTELLQQVRVIDPVSGTDQIADVLIADGQIQAVAAQISDTSADTQVRNCQGLVLGNGLVDLYSHSGEPGFEERETFSSLLQAAAAGGFTRIGILPDTSPSIDHPALVAQLQKQRSASPILNIWGAITLDVAGKQMTELADLAAAGVVGFTDSHPLDNLGLVRRVLEYVQPLNKPVAFWPCDRQLTSNGVMREGANALRFGLPPVPASAETTAIASLLELVAATGNQQVHIMRVSTARSVELIAEAKAAGLPITASTTWMHLLLDTAAIQSYDTSLHLDPPLGNPSDVKALRAGVRTGVIDAIAIDHAAYTYEEKVQAFAEAPTGAIGFELALPLLWQNLVATGEFTALELWQALSANPAKCLGQKLSTVTPHQPAELTLFDPTQIWKVARKNLHTLSSNTPWFGKELQGRVLQTWC from the coding sequence ATGACTGAACTTTTACAACAAGTCCGAGTAATTGACCCGGTTTCTGGCACTGACCAAATAGCCGATGTCTTAATTGCTGATGGTCAGATTCAAGCTGTAGCGGCACAAATTTCTGATACTAGTGCTGATACTCAAGTGAGAAATTGTCAGGGATTAGTTCTAGGAAATGGGTTGGTCGATTTATATAGTCACTCTGGCGAACCAGGGTTTGAAGAACGGGAAACTTTTTCATCTCTGTTGCAAGCTGCTGCGGCTGGTGGCTTTACGAGAATTGGGATTTTACCTGATACATCTCCATCTATTGATCATCCGGCGCTTGTAGCACAGTTACAAAAGCAAAGAAGCGCTTCTCCCATACTGAATATCTGGGGTGCAATTACCTTAGATGTGGCGGGAAAGCAGATGACGGAATTGGCTGATTTGGCAGCTGCGGGAGTTGTTGGTTTTACTGATAGTCATCCGTTGGATAATTTGGGTTTGGTGCGGCGAGTGCTGGAATATGTGCAGCCGTTGAATAAACCTGTGGCTTTTTGGCCTTGCGATCGCCAGCTTACATCCAATGGTGTCATGAGGGAAGGGGCAAATGCACTGCGTTTTGGTTTACCACCAGTCCCCGCTAGTGCCGAAACAACGGCGATCGCTTCTTTGTTAGAATTAGTTGCTGCTACTGGTAATCAACAAGTTCATATTATGCGTGTTTCTACAGCGCGGAGTGTGGAATTAATCGCCGAGGCTAAGGCTGCTGGTTTACCCATCACCGCCAGTACTACTTGGATGCACTTGTTATTAGATACCGCAGCTATTCAAAGTTATGATACCAGTTTGCATTTAGACCCGCCTTTAGGTAATCCTAGCGATGTCAAGGCTTTGCGTGCAGGTGTCCGCACTGGGGTAATTGATGCGATCGCGATCGACCATGCAGCTTATACTTATGAAGAAAAAGTCCAAGCTTTTGCGGAAGCACCAACTGGGGCAATTGGGTTTGAGTTAGCCTTGCCTTTACTATGGCAAAATCTGGTCGCAACTGGGGAATTTACTGCATTAGAATTATGGCAAGCATTAAGTGCTAATCCGGCGAAATGTTTGGGACAGAAATTAAGTACAGTGACTCCTCATCAACCAGCTGAGTTAACTTTATTTGATCCCACCCAAATTTGGAAAGTCGCCAGGAAAAATCTACATACACTTTCTAGTAATACACCTTGGTTTGGCAAAGAATTACAAGGTCGTGTTTTGCAAACTTGGTGTTAG
- a CDS encoding histidine phosphatase family protein: MTRVIIVRHGQSSYNAERRIQGRTDASTLTEKGRQDASKVGKALSNISFNAIYCSPLQRAKLTAEIIHSELVNNPESTTVQTSDKLLEIDLPLWERILTADVEQKFAEDYRIWHERPDELVMLVDGAEGTREHFPVLALYAQARQFWQEILPQHQGKTILIVGHNGINRALISTALGIPPSRYHAIQQSNCAVTVLNFAGGLDEPVQLESMNQTQHTGESLPSLRPSHQGVRLLLVRHGETEWNRQTRFQGQIDVPLNDNGRNQAQKAWEFLKDVAIDFAVSSSMLRPQETAEIILRQHPNIQLDLQDGLREISHGLWEGKLEAEIEQEFPGELHRWRTIPAEVQMPEGENLQQVWERSVAAWQSIVQTALDNKLKTGLVVAHDATNKTLLCHILGLTAENFWNFRQGNGAVSVIDYPNGLDGFPVLQAMNITAHLGGGVLDQTAAGAL, from the coding sequence ATGACACGAGTCATCATTGTGCGTCACGGTCAAAGTAGCTACAACGCTGAACGGCGTATTCAAGGACGCACGGATGCGTCAACGTTAACAGAAAAAGGTCGTCAAGATGCCAGTAAAGTAGGCAAAGCCCTCAGTAATATTTCGTTCAATGCAATTTATTGCAGTCCTCTGCAACGAGCCAAACTCACAGCCGAGATTATTCACAGTGAGTTAGTCAATAATCCAGAGTCTACTACTGTTCAGACTTCTGATAAGTTATTGGAAATTGATTTACCTTTGTGGGAGAGAATACTCACGGCTGATGTGGAACAGAAGTTTGCTGAAGACTATCGGATTTGGCACGAACGCCCTGATGAATTGGTTATGCTAGTTGACGGTGCTGAGGGAACTAGAGAACATTTTCCGGTTCTGGCTTTGTACGCACAAGCAAGGCAATTTTGGCAAGAAATTTTGCCGCAACATCAAGGTAAAACTATTCTCATAGTTGGGCATAACGGGATTAACCGCGCCTTAATTAGCACAGCACTGGGTATTCCTCCCAGCCGTTACCATGCTATCCAGCAATCTAACTGTGCTGTCACTGTACTGAATTTTGCTGGGGGATTGGATGAACCAGTCCAACTAGAATCGATGAATCAGACGCAACATACAGGAGAAAGTTTACCATCCTTGCGTCCCAGTCATCAGGGAGTGCGGTTGTTGTTGGTGCGTCACGGCGAAACAGAGTGGAACCGTCAAACCAGATTTCAAGGACAAATTGATGTTCCTTTGAATGACAATGGGAGAAATCAAGCCCAAAAAGCCTGGGAATTTCTCAAAGATGTCGCCATTGACTTTGCTGTGAGTAGTTCAATGCTACGTCCTCAAGAAACGGCCGAAATTATATTGCGTCAACATCCCAATATTCAGTTAGATTTGCAAGATGGTTTAAGAGAAATTAGTCATGGACTTTGGGAAGGGAAGTTAGAAGCAGAAATTGAACAAGAATTTCCTGGGGAATTGCACCGTTGGCGAACAATACCCGCTGAGGTACAAATGCCAGAGGGAGAAAATTTACAACAAGTTTGGGAACGTAGCGTTGCTGCGTGGCAATCTATTGTGCAAACGGCATTAGATAATAAACTCAAAACTGGATTAGTAGTGGCTCACGATGCTACTAATAAAACCTTGCTTTGTCATATTCTGGGCTTAACAGCCGAAAACTTCTGGAATTTCCGCCAAGGTAATGGCGCAGTGAGCGTGATTGACTACCCCAACGGACTGGATGGTTTTCCCGTTTTACAAGCAATGAATATCACGGCTCATTTGGGTGGTGGTGTTCTCGATCAAACAGCAGCTGGAGCATTATAA
- a CDS encoding DUF3611 family protein, with amino-acid sequence MQLLTLLGAGSTLGTLVAKSISQALGVAITNPNKIIRALDVFVVVANINGVMGTGT; translated from the coding sequence GTGCAACTTTTAACTCTTTTGGGGGCTGGCTCAACTTTAGGCACTTTGGTCGCCAAATCAATTTCCCAAGCGCTAGGGGTAGCAATTACAAACCCCAACAAAATTATTCGGGCGTTGGATGTGTTTGTTGTTGTAGCAAATATTAATGGGGTTATGGGAACGGGTACATAA
- a CDS encoding ATP-binding protein: MAFFHFVQQQSSQAFPLSILNSITDPIFVKDRQHIWVFVNDAFCQLIGHERTALIGKSDYDLFYKTEADVFWNRDELVFTTGLTDENEELVTDCRGETHIISTKKSLLLDEVGNSFLVGSIRLIGSKDKIETTLLLQTINKLEQEINERQETEKRFRRHSNSLQQLVQSEKLQHDDFQIAIQYITEVASLGLDVARVSVWLYTDKRLGIQCVDLYEQKQNCHSHGLELFICDFPKYFQALKEEQIIAVADVYTDPRTSEFSANYTTPLGIGAMLDARIWSRGEVIGVVCCEHLGTQRQWTLEEESFIGSITDFVRLVIESRDRKNAEAALRQQTQQLEATLKELQRTQTQMIQSEKMSSLGQLVAGVAHEINNPVNFIYGNITPANNYIHDILNLINLYQEHYPYPVDVIREEITDIDLEFLMTDLPKLLSSMKIGADRIRQIVLSLRNFSRLDEAEYKAVDIHEGIDSTLLILENRLKAKPDYPGIKIIKEYGQLPLVECYAGQLNQVFMNILTNAIDTLEERDEQRTTQEIQASPSRIRISTEIINSNQIAIKIADNGLGILEDIKKRIFDPFFTTKPIGKGTGMGMSISYQIVTENHHGTIDCISSPGDGTEFEIVIPLKQQRFVNQTPLESSL; the protein is encoded by the coding sequence ATGGCGTTTTTCCACTTTGTACAGCAACAATCTTCTCAGGCTTTTCCGTTGAGTATTCTTAACAGCATTACAGATCCCATCTTTGTAAAAGATCGGCAACACATTTGGGTGTTCGTCAATGATGCTTTCTGTCAGCTAATCGGCCATGAACGGACAGCACTAATTGGGAAGTCTGACTATGATTTATTTTATAAAACAGAAGCAGATGTTTTTTGGAACAGAGATGAACTGGTGTTCACCACAGGCTTAACTGATGAAAATGAGGAATTAGTGACAGATTGTCGAGGTGAAACACACATCATATCTACGAAGAAAAGCCTATTATTGGACGAGGTTGGTAATTCATTTCTAGTTGGTTCAATTCGGCTGATTGGTTCTAAAGATAAGATTGAGACTACTTTGCTGCTTCAGACCATAAATAAATTAGAACAAGAAATTAATGAACGCCAAGAAACAGAGAAGCGCTTTCGCAGACATAGTAATTCTCTACAGCAGCTTGTGCAAAGTGAAAAACTACAACATGATGATTTTCAAATTGCCATTCAATATATCACGGAAGTGGCTAGTTTAGGTCTTGATGTGGCGCGGGTTAGTGTTTGGTTATACACAGATAAACGATTGGGCATTCAATGTGTTGACCTATATGAACAAAAGCAAAATTGTCACAGTCATGGTTTAGAATTATTTATCTGCGATTTTCCTAAGTATTTTCAAGCTCTGAAGGAAGAACAAATAATTGCTGTTGCTGATGTGTATACTGATCCTCGCACTTCAGAATTTTCGGCAAATTATACAACCCCATTGGGCATTGGTGCGATGCTTGATGCGAGAATTTGGTCTAGAGGGGAAGTAATTGGTGTAGTTTGTTGTGAACATTTGGGAACTCAGCGTCAGTGGACACTAGAAGAAGAAAGTTTTATTGGCTCGATTACTGACTTTGTGCGACTGGTAATTGAATCACGCGATCGCAAAAACGCCGAAGCAGCACTGAGACAACAAACTCAACAATTAGAAGCAACACTGAAAGAATTACAACGCACTCAAACCCAAATGATCCAAAGTGAAAAAATGTCTTCTTTGGGACAGTTAGTAGCAGGAGTGGCTCATGAAATCAATAATCCTGTTAACTTTATTTATGGCAATATTACTCCGGCAAATAATTATATTCATGACATCCTTAATCTAATTAATCTCTATCAAGAACACTATCCTTATCCTGTTGATGTAATTCGAGAAGAAATTACGGATATAGACTTAGAATTTTTAATGACAGATTTACCGAAGTTATTATCTTCTATGAAAATAGGAGCCGATCGCATCAGGCAAATTGTTCTGTCTCTACGAAATTTTTCTCGCCTTGATGAAGCTGAATATAAAGCAGTTGATATTCATGAAGGAATTGATAGTACTTTATTAATTTTAGAAAATCGTCTCAAAGCCAAACCTGATTATCCAGGTATTAAAATTATTAAAGAATATGGACAATTACCTCTTGTTGAGTGTTATGCAGGTCAACTCAATCAAGTATTCATGAATATTTTAACTAACGCTATTGATACCTTAGAAGAACGAGACGAACAACGGACTACCCAGGAAATTCAAGCATCTCCCAGCAGGATTCGGATTAGTACAGAAATAATTAATTCAAATCAAATTGCGATTAAAATTGCTGATAATGGTCTAGGTATCCTAGAAGATATTAAAAAACGTATTTTTGATCCCTTCTTTACCACAAAACCAATTGGTAAAGGTACCGGAATGGGAATGTCCATTAGTTATCAAATTGTGACCGAAAATCATCACGGAACTATTGACTGTATCTCATCTCCAGGTGATGGTACAGAATTTGAGATTGTGATTCCTTTAAAACAGCAGCGGTTTGTGAATCAAACTCCACTAGAAAGTTCATTGTGA
- a CDS encoding response regulator transcription factor: MSTNSSHPLNLPTDTPVLRVLIVEDDPMMQLGLEQSLMAQPHLEIVGQAEDGYLGVQAALKLKPDLVVMDIGLPRLDGIAATQQIKAALPETHVVMLTSHTTETEVIAALSSGADAYCIKGASVERLLKAIAAAVDGATYLDPQIARRVIDNLKPPTTPGNTANLSTRELEVLKLMVDGLSNPEIAERLYLSPNTVKTHVRGIMNKLAVDDRVQAAVVALRSGLV, encoded by the coding sequence ATGTCTACCAATTCTAGCCATCCTTTAAATCTACCGACTGATACACCTGTGTTACGGGTGTTGATTGTGGAAGATGACCCAATGATGCAACTGGGACTAGAACAGTCATTGATGGCGCAACCTCATTTAGAAATTGTCGGTCAAGCAGAAGATGGTTATTTAGGGGTACAAGCAGCCTTAAAATTAAAGCCAGATTTGGTAGTGATGGATATTGGTTTACCTCGTCTAGATGGAATCGCAGCCACACAGCAAATTAAAGCCGCATTACCAGAAACCCATGTCGTCATGTTGACATCTCACACCACCGAGACTGAAGTGATTGCCGCATTATCAAGTGGTGCTGATGCTTATTGTATCAAAGGTGCGAGTGTAGAAAGACTGTTAAAGGCGATCGCAGCTGCTGTTGATGGTGCGACTTATTTAGATCCGCAAATCGCGAGGCGGGTAATTGACAACCTCAAACCTCCCACAACGCCGGGAAACACCGCTAACTTATCCACAAGAGAGTTAGAAGTTTTAAAACTGATGGTAGACGGTTTGAGTAACCCAGAAATCGCCGAAAGACTTTATCTGAGTCCCAACACCGTCAAAACCCATGTACGCGGGATTATGAACAAACTAGCAGTTGATGATCGCGTTCAAGCAGCTGTAGTTGCACTGCGATCAGGTTTAGTCTGA
- the era gene encoding GTPase Era — MTSIDNHVFSFSGEVLIPQAPPEYKSGFIGIIGRPNVGKSTLMNQLVGQKIAITSPVAQTTRNRLRGILTTTEAQIIFVDTPGIHKPHHQLGEVLVRNAKLAIESVDVVLFVVDSTAACGAGDRYIAELLTNSHTPVIVGLNKTDQQPENSQFIDESYQQLGEANQWPTVKFSAKTSIGLPELQQLLIDNLETGPLYYPPDLVTDQPERFIMGELIREQILLLTREEVPHSVAIAIDKVEETATITRVLATIHVERDSQKGILIGKGGSMLKAIGSTAREQIQKLISGKVYLELFVKVQPKWRQSRLSLAEFGYRVEE, encoded by the coding sequence GTGACTAGTATTGATAATCACGTCTTCTCTTTTTCAGGAGAAGTATTAATTCCTCAAGCTCCTCCTGAATACAAATCGGGGTTTATCGGCATTATTGGTCGTCCAAATGTCGGTAAATCTACTTTGATGAATCAATTAGTAGGTCAAAAAATTGCTATTACATCACCAGTAGCCCAAACGACACGTAACCGTTTGCGCGGAATTTTAACAACGACAGAAGCACAGATAATTTTCGTCGATACACCGGGAATTCATAAACCCCATCATCAATTGGGGGAAGTATTGGTACGGAATGCCAAACTGGCCATTGAATCAGTAGATGTGGTGCTGTTTGTAGTTGATAGTACAGCAGCTTGTGGTGCTGGCGATCGCTATATTGCGGAGTTACTCACTAACAGCCACACACCCGTAATTGTGGGACTAAATAAAACCGACCAACAACCAGAGAATTCCCAGTTTATCGATGAAAGCTACCAGCAGCTAGGTGAAGCTAATCAATGGCCGACAGTCAAATTTTCCGCCAAGACTAGTATAGGATTACCCGAACTGCAACAATTACTCATTGATAATTTAGAAACTGGCCCCTTATACTATCCCCCTGACTTGGTAACAGACCAACCAGAACGTTTTATTATGGGCGAGTTAATTCGGGAACAAATTTTGTTATTAACCCGTGAAGAAGTGCCGCATTCTGTGGCGATCGCTATTGATAAAGTAGAAGAAACAGCAACTATTACTCGTGTCCTGGCTACCATTCACGTCGAGCGTGATTCCCAAAAAGGTATTTTAATTGGTAAAGGCGGCTCAATGCTCAAAGCCATTGGCAGTACAGCCCGCGAACAAATCCAAAAACTCATCTCTGGCAAAGTATACCTGGAACTTTTCGTCAAAGTCCAGCCAAAATGGCGACAATCTCGCTTAAGTTTGGCAGAGTTTGGCTATCGCGTGGAAGAATAG